In Montipora capricornis isolate CH-2021 chromosome 4, ASM3666992v2, whole genome shotgun sequence, the DNA window AGAAGAAATAGGAGCTGTTGTCCTAAATGTTTTGGAGGCACATCTGCAAGACGTTTATGAACAATTAGCGCTTAAAGCCATTTTAGAAGGTACGAAGCATGAGTCACGGTGATCACGCCACTCAATAAAGTTTCAAACTTGTGTTAAGATCTGATTATATTATCGTTGTGGTGGAGTACATGTAGGGTAGGTTTCACAGGCTtcgggtttagggttagggttagggttaggattgTCCGTTAACGCGACAATCGTTTTGAGAATTAGTTAACTTTGCTTTTTCCTCAAGACACTTTCCGGAGCCGGAGCAGATTTTAATTAAATGAATAGTTTCCGGCGGGCTAAACAAGGCGAACTTCCCTCATGACTTACAATTCAGCCCTTAGTTGGCAATGGTGGCAGCATTAACGCTCGAAACATTACAAATGCTCCTATACGATCCTTCACTTAAATAAGTGACCTCTGCGATACTGAGGTGTGTTCTCTTCTAATTTATtacagggtcgtaacgaggtatattttTTCGTAACTGATGCCGtatttttacccaaaaatttGATCCCTCATCCAAAAGATGATGAcaattttgatccctgaaccCACCAaaatttgatccctgatccctgATTCCATGAAAAATACTGCTGATCCCCGATCCAACGCGTTGTGATTCCAGATCTCCTTACTCCGATCCCTGATCCCGGCCCTTTTCAGGCTATAAAACCAACTGGGAGCTGGTATCTAATTGATGGCTCGAGTGATTTCCCGCGTCCCGGCCTCCTCGGTGTTTTGTAGAAGCACCGCGTTCTGCTTCACGTCTTAAGAGTTTTCACCTGTAAACATTGTTTAATCGCCGTCGGGTTCGCTCAGTCGGTTGAGCATCAGCCTAAAGTGCGGGAAGTCGCGGCACACAATTCGCCAAGAGTACAGGAGAGTAGTGTAGGGAATCGTAGGGAATGGGTCAGTGTTGGATCTATTTCTCCCAGCACAGTGCGGGTTGACCTGACTAGACTAGCTTGAGGACCTTCAGAGGGCATGagaccaaacaaacaaaaatacagtCCGATACAATCAGAAGTCAggctattcttggtttgcacccacgtgacacggtggccatattggatggcaatacaatacaataggccatttccgagttcatgtctgcctcctcttcaaagcgagtctaagtgcgaaatgataattggttctactttacatatgaaagaaaactaattatcataagaaaaacttcgcaattagactcgctttaaagaggaggcagacatgaactcggaaatggcctatttattttcgcagaatttgcatgataatcaagtttagttcccagcggaaagacaggttattgttcttgccatccgACATGGCccccgtgacgtcagatgcaaatcATCAATTTCACAGGGGCTGGATCTTTCGCTCACTTAGACACGTTTTTCGTGTGTTCACAATAATGAACAATTGCGATACCTTCTTTTTTACAGACGTGAACCATTTTTCATCAAGAGTACAGAAAGCAGCATCACGTGACATGTGGGACATCGGATTGTTGATTCATAACTTGTTCATCCTAGATGTGAATCGAGAGGAGATGATTTGAGCTTAATCGCTACACAGCCCAGTTCATGTGAATCATTGCTCAACGCAGTTGTCAGAGAACATAATTCGATGAGACGCCCAGGTCTTATTTGTAACAACACTGCTGTAAAGAGGCAACGTTCATTCACTGTAAACTACTCTCATAGTTGACTTGAATTCGCTGAATTCGTTCGGGTAGTCAAACCGATAATTTATTGACACAGTACAAATTAATTcttgtaaataaaaaatgttaTATGTAAGGATACCTTTTCAGAAAATGTTGGTCAGTCAACTTTTATATATGCTTCCTCGCAGTTTCAACTCGATGATGCCATCTTCTGTGAAGAATATCATGATagctatttttaaaaatttcaattaAGGCGACTTATCTGAGCGACATATGTACGCAGgaagacaaaaataaaagagCAGACAAATGGCCGATTAATTTAAGGCCGAAGGCTTCGCCTCTTTTCTTTACATCTCGTTTTGTTCGTTTGTGTTGATGCTTGTGCCCACAAACAACAACCCCTCAGTCTGTACATCACGCTAGGCAGCATGCTCACAGCCATATTACCCGTCCAATGGGAGGTATTCAGTCTCTGCTCGTACTCGGCAAATAAATGGGGTAATCAGGGGACGACGTCCATAAATGTTTGTCTCGCATTCCTCCAAACGAAACGTGTGTGATGAAACCCTAAAACATCTGAGTCTGAGCTCGGAAAAGAGCCAAGAGTTGTGGTCTCTGACTCGACTACGATGAAGAATAGAGACTTGCAAGACTTTCACGAATTTGCCTGCAGGAGCATCAAAAAGTCATAGCAAGAATGCCACTGAGTGTGTTCAGTTTTAATTTATTACCACTTGGGCCCTCCGGGGAGGAAGGGGTgatccttgttccctttaaaaatttgcttgtgaTGCGACATTGTTCCCGAAATTAGTTTCAAACTCGTtgccagctttttgatcccaaAAATTTTTTATGTTCCTTAAGATAATTTGCCATTGTTCCCCTCTTCCCCAAATCCCCTAGGAGGGTCTCACCATTCTTTAATTTGCTACACCGTGTCAGTCAGTCGCCAAGGAAAACTGTTGGCTTCCGATTGGATAGTCTTCACACATTAAattatcaagtaaagctatgattatcgcagttatgaacgcaacttttgcaattgcgtaaagaagcctgaaaaattcaggacttcaacggggtttgaacccgtgacctcgcgataccggtgcgacgctctaaccaactgagctatgacaccactgacgttgggagctggtcatttgtgggttcaaatgttcccgtgaggaatgaatcaacgatgaaatgatatgtgaaatggatcatatatgaactgcggatatgaaatcaagtgaagctatgatcctcgcagtttgcaattgcgtaaaaaagcctgaaaaattcgggacttcaacggggttgaacccgtgacctcgcgataccagtgcgacgttctaaccaactgagctatgaaaccactgacgttgggagctggtcatttgtgggttcaaatgttcccgtgaggaatgaatccacgatgaaatgatatgtgaaatgaattatatatgaactgcggatatgaaatcaagtgaagctagttatgaacgcagtttttgcaattgcgtaaagaagcctaaaaaattcaggacttcaacgaggtttgaactcgcgataccggtgcgacatTCTAACCAACTGtcagctatgaaaccactgacgttgggagctggtcatttgtgggttcaaatgttcccgtgaggaatgaatcaacgatgaaatgatatatgaaatggatcatacatgaactgcggatatgaaatcaagtgaagtattgatttcatatccgctgttcatatatgatccataaTTTTATgttgaaatgatatatgaaatggatcatacatgaactgcggatatgaaatcaagtgaagtattgatttcatatccgctgttcatatgtgatccatttcatatatcatttcaacATAAAATTAAGTTAATCTGTTAATTAATAAACGTGGTCTCGGTCAACTCCAGCTGTAAATGTTGATATGCCATTTGAAATTGACCTACGATGTAACTCTTGAATAGTCTGTCTTCAGACTCTCCAAAAAGTGAAGGGTCGTTCCCGGTGGAGGAAAGAGGACAATTCGTGTAACTTAAGTGAGGAATTCTTGTAATTTACACAAGCCGCTGAGCAGATGGCGATATacagagaaagagaaaagatTTCAACCCCATTTCAACCCATTTCTTTAAGATGGGGGAACCCAAAAGGTAAGTTTGAcaactgatttcttattttatatAGGCATGCTGTAATGTATAGCATGTGGCTGAACTTGTAGGATGTGGGCCAATGTAAAAATTTTACAGGGAATAGTCGATCGATCTTCATATGTAGCTTTTATGATAGAAAAGGGTTCTAACTTTGCAGGTATGGTCTCATCATTCGGGGTAAAAAGGCTGTTAATAACCCTTTGAAGAAACTGGCAGCCTTTGGTGACGATTCCAGTGATGATGAGGTATGTTTACTTTAAAAAGTACGGCTGAACATGCGGATAGAGAGACGAAAATTTTGCAAGTTGGTGTGTAACTTAATGTTCACACAGGGAGGGCATGATCTCCCTGTGAATGATCACATTGACGTGATTTGCACTTCTCAAAGGGACGTATACAAGAGATAGACCACCCCTGTagacccagtccatggactgCTCCACGGACCCAGTTGTTGTGTCAGAAGTTGTGATGTCATGTTACCATGTGACACCAATTTAATAAGTATTCAGTGTTATCCAGTACCGTGTATCTAGTATTTTCGACTTCAATAATTTAGAGTTTTCAAGTATCAAATAGTTTCAGATAACAAATAGTTTAAAATGGTGTGGGAGTATAAGTAAGACAAGATATTGAAGAGTATTCCAAGTATTCTTGGATCGTCATTCTACACATGCGATGGCTGTTGGCACAACGTGATGCATGGGCCACATCCATGGACTCAGTTCATAGACAcaatttttctcaaaattatgacaatATCGTTTTCAGGACTTTCTCTTCCAACAGTTAGGTGGTCATGATGTCCTGGAAGAGACGTTAGCATTTGCTGAAAATCAAGCTGAAATTTGCTGTAATGGCAGGAAACCaataaaactaaatttgattAAGCGCATTTCTTATTGTACTTGTTAGGCTTAGCTTAAAGGATAGAAATAAgtgaaaaaagtgaaatttcatgGTCTTATAACAACACCCTATTTTAGCTGCAAACACTGAAGTAAATCTGTAGAGACTGCTTTGGTGATTTTTCTTGCTGTTCAGGATTCTGCCCACAAGGAGGTGAATTTGTCTCTTATTCAAGAGGCGCAGAAGAAGAAACAAATGAAGCAGGTAATTTTCCCTGACTACATGTAATAGTTACTGCTTAGGTAAGGTAAAgctaaagtctgctacgagcctagaaggcccatcaggccggcgcttatctccggtttctgtagcatgaagtgactaggagtatttctactcccccctggataggatgctagtccatcgcagggttacccccagcattagatttgctggtacccatttatacacctgggtggagagaggcaccatgacagtaaagtgtcttgcccaagaacacaacacaatgtccccggccaggactcgaacctggaccactcgatccggagttgagcacactgaccatgaggccaccgcgcctccctgcttaggttggtttttttttccactaTATCATTATTATACATGCACTGTAGTGTCTTGGTTTGACCACTGTGTAATAAGGTGAACAGAGAATatttactttgttgttgttgttgtttttggaaGAATTTCTTTGCAATGAAATAACGAATCTCTTATTTGATGGTTTGGCAGATATTCGGAAATTTTGCTTGTTGTCTTTTCAGTGCTTGAACAGGTGGGAGggcaggggagggggggggggtgggggtagggTAATGGCTCAGTAGTGAGGGAACTTGCCTTCCATCAATGTAGCCTGGGAATCATTCCCAGACTCAACATCATTTTTTACCACGATTGCTTGTTAtcttgcaatatgattggctaatttgccattgtcgataagagGCTAGACAACGCTGCTTGCATCATGCCCGACGCAAGCAGCATCCACAACACTTTGACCACTGTTGAGagtacagacaatgctgaacTACTTTtgatttgtcaaattttgtggGTTAAGTTTATTGGTTAGACCTCTACTCTGCGCTGAGAGCATAGTCTCTGAGTGCCCCAGTTTTGTCGTCTCGTCAAAAAACCTAtgtttgatttgacttgatccAGCTTAATTTCATGTGTTTTAATTTGATCTTTATTATAAATATCTCTTAATAActcattgacacctcaaacgccctaggacgcaCCCAGTTGACAAGTTAAATTTAATCGTCTTGCATTAGatcacagagtaaaatctgttaaatgTCACTCCTAGGGATCAATGGGTTAGCTTGCCTAATTTTCAATGCATGTGAAGAGCCAAACCATTGACCCATTGATCCCTTAATGGATTTTcctctaacgccagatgattttacccGTCAATGGGAGGCGTCCTAGGgagtttgaggtgtgaatgtccccattaactaagaataataattatttgcaaTATTAACTGCCGACccgttggctcagttggttgaacattgGACTAGTGCGTGGGAGGTCATGTGTTAGACCCCAGTCATACCAACAagcagggtctttaaataactgaggagaaagttctgccttttaattacatccacaaatggttagactttcaagtcttctctgtAAGGACCATAAACTGTAGGCcgatctcacaacccttgttcataaactctgtgggatgttaaaggtCCCACATGCAATTTGACAAGAGCAAGGTGGTGCTATGGTCTGGCCTGAATGAGTCCCCAATTAGCaccatttaagcaatagaggacgttttctgtgtttccatTGCCttatctaaacacgagggggagttgggagaattcgagacagttatgcaaacccgagacgcagttgAGGCTTTGCATAACTCAGtgttgagaattctcccaacttccgcAAGTCCCTTGGGGAAAAACTgatcatacatgtagttgttttACCCAGGtaaagcattatttttagccATTGTAAGATGCTTAACAGTTCCACGATAAATATAAATAGAAAATTCACTTTACTGAAGCAACTGTGACCATGATGTAGGTAACTAACTATTCTTCTTGATATAACACAGACACAGATAGAAATCCAAAAAGCTCTGAAGGAAGACCCAACTGTTTATGAATATGATGCTGTTTATgataaaatggaagaaaaaaagaaagctgcTAACTTCAAAGATCCAGAAAAAGACAGAAAGGTAGGCTCCAAAACAGTATAATATTGGAAAAATTaataggagcaaggatggcacagtcggtcaGTGACcagccttggtgcaagaggtcctgagtttgatcccaggatctcacatccttgtttcaacttctttccCTTCAGTGTAGCTTAAATAAGTACCTTTAAATACCAGTAAAACGGAGCGCTGATGAAGAGGGGGGAGTGAAATGAGTTCACCgttgacctcaggtttgtcagttgaattactctTAAGAGTTATCGACATTAAAGATGGTTGCTTTGTTTATTAATTGTTGGGGCCACAAATTTTATTCCATGTGTGAAAGCATGATGATATTACATCAATCAAGCCAACTCTCTTGGGTGTAATTGGCTACGACCTGCCAACATAGTCCAAACAGCATCATTGCTTTGATGGCCTCAGCTGACTGTAGACCTGTGTCTTGTCTGCTTTGATTTAAAACCATTGTCTTGTGCCCTAGCTACTCATAGCCATGTTCACTTTAATGTTATTTGTGTGTATGTGCAATGGTTGAATGACAGGGAAAGTTCTAGTTGCCAAACTGAATGTCAAGTACAAAATAGCTGCCATAACGGAGGATGATGTTGGCCTTCCTTTGGTGAATTGACCTGAAATTGAAGCCCCAATCTTATCCCTGGCCTTCTGGGACAAATAGACACTGTCACCAACttccaatagaccattttcaaattctcaAGCTGGACTCGacctagcatgaaatggaggctaatgcaggcaaattaatttgtgtttgaaaagatttgcccgcattagcctccatttcatgctatatccagtccagccgtgagaatttgaaaatggcctattcgatAAGTTGTATCACCTATCATtaaatttctttaatatttgagttataataattttatttgttgGCTTGGTGGCAGCTGACCAAATTGACGTGGACAAGCATGATTTTGCTTTATCAGATGCAGTTGCATGATGTGTTTTattgaattttcttttgtaaCTGGTATGTGTTTTTATAGAGTTTTCCTAAAAAATGGGAAGCTTATGGAAGAGTAAGTGCttaaaaacaaacttgacaAACTTCTGAGGATACGGGGTGTCAGGACTTCATAACAATATAGTCCCATACAGGGTATGAGGTCATGGTCTGTTGTGTATTTTCTggtgtttgatatttttgtggTTTTGGATATCTCCAGCCTAAGTACATGGAAGGACTGCTTAAGTCTGCTGCAGCCAGGAAGAGAGAGTATGAGCGAACAGTGGAGCGCCAAGTGCAGAAAGAGAGGGAAAAAGAACAGGGTGAATTTGATGACAAAGAAGCCTTCGTTACAGAAGCGTATCCTTTGAAAATTCCTCAATGCCTATGTGCGGCATGTTTTATGAAATGATGCAGAATATATTATTTTTGAGAGTCACGTATTGAAGCTGTGGATATGAAACGATTTTCCTTGTGCAAAAAAAAGTAGAGCAGCAATAGCAGAAACTGGTCTTCTTTTTAATATACAGCTGGTGCCGCTGCAGATGCTGCCATTGCCACTGCTGCTGCCTCCAAGAAAGTCTGAACTCGAACCCCATGGTATGTGCAAAACGAAGATTAAAGCCTACATACCAAAGACCCGGGAAACAAAAACCCGCccagaaaaaataacatatCAAACAGCAAGTTACGTTATTCCTGTTGTTATTCTATTGTCTGCAGTGGCCACAGGGTTTTCCATACACCCTGGCTAGTATGTGGAAAAGGAATACCCCTAGGAAAAAGTAGAATATCTAACAGTGACCAGCAAAAACAGTCCATTCCTGTTGTTTGCCTTGGAGCCCAAGTCACTTCTGGTGAAGTAACGCAGGGTCTTGTTTGGTTTCCCGCCTACCGGTCTCACCGTTTGGGTGCGAGAAAAGTCCTCTTGAAAAATTTCCTGAAATGACTCACAGGCTATTGTGAACAACAGGAATACCGTGATATGCGATGTACTGCTCTATTTTTGCTGCGGTATCTTCGTTTTTTCGTCTTAAATATTCGGTCATCGATCTTCGACGTCTCGAACCTTAGTTGCTTCAATAACTGTCATAACTGCGATGAAGTAAGAAAATCGTTTTATATTCCATTTCCAATGACTTTCATTTAATTTCCATCATACTCAAACCTCTTTTGAACCTAAAAAACGAATTCGCAATCAACCCGTTCCCAGGTGGCAGTGGTTGCTCAATGACAGTGGGCAGCACAATAGAGAAGACGAGTTCTAAGATTTGCGCAGCCCTGCGTGCTCAACTCCTCCCGGCAAGTTAATCTGTGGCAACTTCAATATCGTCCCCAGAGCCCACTTTTCTTTGGTTAGCACCAAGAATACGGACTCTGGCCAGTTCCAAGGCAGGAGGTCCGCAAATAACAGACTTCCGGCACGTCCACGCACGCtaagaaatttgaaacaacagtggtcgtcaacggttacaaaaatggaccttcactacgactgcgcataaattggaaatGGCTAGAGTCCgtattcttggtgctgaccaaaagaaaagcggactctggggacgagattgcgaTGACTTTACATCGAAAAGTCGAAGCGGAAAGTGCGAGTTTGTCAAAAGGGAAATTGCGTTTGcttttcttgaaaacatgttcatTCAAAACTGGCGACGAATTGAGAACTTCATCCCAAACTAATACGGGAAAACAAACAATCGGATATGCTGCATGTATTGTCTAGGACAAAATTCCCCCAAGTCTTAAAAAACTAAACATATACCAATTCTCAAAACAATTGAAACCTTATCTACTGTCAGAACATAGTTAAACGTAACTTAAGAATATATCCTTTCTCTCTTATTACATTGTACTTTTAAAACTGCTTCTTTTAAAATAGATTCTACCTCAATTTTCTTTACAACTTTAAACTCTGGATAACTGGCTAGAAAATCTTAAAATCAAGTACAAACAAATATtatcttttctttatttatgtatgtatgtagtaaTTAAGTACAAGGCGAATAAAGGCGTTATTCATTCATTACATAATAATAGTATTTTTTGCAGACTGGAACTCGTATTATACGCTTACCTAAATACGTTGAGAACGAGTTCGAGAACAAGTTTAAGTTGTACTTTCTCTCGTACTCGCACCCGTTGCCGATGCTAACAGTCTCTAATGGTGCGGTCATAGTCTCGACTCTCGTTTTTAGCCGGGGTTTTCATGTTAAGCAAATACATTAGTCTCTTgccgaaaacaaaatcaaaatttatctgtttATAGTACTTTAGCTTTGTTATGAAAGGACTACTTTTATGGACACCTTAACCAAATTTTCACCAGATTCCGTAGGAAAATGCAAGAACAGGCAGAGGAGGAAGAGAGACTAAGGCGACAAGAAGCTATTGACTGTAAGTTCTTGGGCCCATTTGTTAAAAACCTATGAACACTGGAGCGGGTTTCaatttagagcgagtttcaatcgagtgtcgtaataattactttggccaatcgaaaatggcgcgagaactttcaaccaatcactgagtgaagtaaatgcagaaccaaagcaattcgctaattactttggacactcaattgaaaaccgctctagcgaattactttggtttatgattactacactcagtgattgattcaaagttctcgcgccactttttcaaccaatcgtggctcgcgcgtgcacattttcccgcgctttgtgtcggctacgtgtaattacttcgagttttgattggtttactggattgtctccgtcctttttgattggcgaaagtaattacttcggttttggttCTACGACACTTGaatgaaactcgctctaatccGCAATTAAATACCTACCGAGATTTGTATTTTCCCCCTTAATTAAAAAAGCCTTAACCGTGTAGTTTGTTATAGGACAACAGATGTCTGCGTCAAAATTGAAGGCTAAAATCTTGTAGAAACTTTTTTATCGGTATACTGCAATTGAGGGTTTTAGGGAATGACATGGCAAGAGATATACCAATCCTCCTTTActtgctaaaaaaaaattcaataagtACATTGCTAGGTTTAGCAGATATGTCTTAGTATTGAGAAAACTCAGTTTGTCTTCCACCAGTGTGGCCGGGcgttactaaaccacgaaacagcgaaacgaaacactaaaacACCGAAACAAGACTTCTTTGTATTCAGATCAACAACTGCTGAATTTGCTCACTTGTGAGTTTCGatgttcgagaaaaaaaaaaagtagaaagaaaTAGCTGTTTcagtgtttcgtggtttagtaatgcctagtgtggcccgggttcaaagCCAGTTCTTGCGCTTGCTCCGAGTTTTTTTTATCCGATTACCCCTGCTTAATAAAGTAGACTCCACTAAGTAGTTTTGCCATTGGTAGTTTGCAACGAATGTCTTGGAGACCGAGGTGACAGCGGTGTAATGTCATGTAATGTAAATATGCTGGTTGGGAGTGATATTTTTGATTTCATCCACCAACATAATAGCGATGACTCGAGGAAACGTGAAATTGAAAACCATAAATGCAAGATTTCTAGAGCTTTCAGTGGGCTAATGTAGACTTGGCTGAGTTTAAAgcttgaaaatgaaagactcaTTAAACTGAGTTTCTCTTTTTCAGCTGCCAATGATGTGACGAAGCAGGAAGACTTGAGTTTGTTTTACCGTAATCTTTTGAATCGCAATGTTTCACTGGGAGGATCTTTCACTGCCGATGATTCaacaaaaatgaacaaagaCAGCGATGATAACGATAGTAAACCGAAAGCAGCAAAAGGAGGTCAAGAAACTCGAGATAGCAACAGAAAAGAAACACGGGAAGAAGATCGGGAAGACGACCAAAGACGTTCCAGGCATCACAACCAATCACGGGAAGACCGAAGACACAGGACGAAGAGTCCGCCTCTCCGTTCGAGACATCACGAACCTGCCTTTCGGAAACGAAGGGACACGGAAAGTGATGACGAACAAAAAACAAGGTCATCAGATTCTTCCGACAATGAAAGAAGGCGACAAAGAGGAGATCGTAAGGATACAGAACACCGTAGACATTCAAGTCACTCCGAGAGACGTCAATCGAAACACGAAGATCATCGCTCGGATCGTAACCGAAGTTATGACGACTTTGAAGAAAGCAGTCGAAAACGTGAGCACGCTATAAATCAGAGCAGCGGAAAAAACGAGAAATCTAAGAAGACTGAAGCCCTCGATACAGAGGTTATCCAGGAAAGAAAAAcagtcaaagaaaaatcaagtgaagagACGATCAGCAAGTTTGCTAAGCGCAGCACAGAGGAAACTGTAATGTCTGCTAAAGAGAGATATCTTGCACGAAAACGTGCACGGGACGATGGCAAAAGCACCACAAGAAATGA includes these proteins:
- the LOC138045080 gene encoding nuclear speckle splicing regulatory protein 1-like, whose product is MGEPKRYGLIIRGKKAVNNPLKKLAAFGDDSSDDEDSAHKEVNLSLIQEAQKKKQMKQTQIEIQKALKEDPTVYEYDAVYDKMEEKKKAANFKDPEKDRKPKYMEGLLKSAAARKREYERTVERQVQKEREKEQGEFDDKEAFVTEAFRRKMQEQAEEEERLRRQEAIDSANDVTKQEDLSLFYRNLLNRNVSLGGSFTADDSTKMNKDSDDNDSKPKAAKGGQETRDSNRKETREEDREDDQRRSRHHNQSREDRRHRTKSPPLRSRHHEPAFRKRRDTESDDEQKTRSSDSSDNERRRQRGDRKDTEHRRHSSHSERRQSKHEDHRSDRNRSYDDFEESSRKREHAINQSSGKNEKSKKTEALDTEVIQERKTVKEKSSEETISKFAKRSTEETVMSAKERYLARKRARDDGKSTTRNDDSDD